In Enterobacter hormaechei ATCC 49162, one genomic interval encodes:
- a CDS encoding Rha family transcriptional regulator yields MFEMTTLSIPGVLPDRPLMSSKEISKLTGKRHSDILRDIRSVLNELYADDYHNAKLRYEKNQLLTIVEGIVVNIDYRGMEGEYMLDRKHTDVLITGYSLKYRAAVIERWHELEMSVSSGALYGAYPSIPETFSEALRLAADLEEQRADLERKLSVARPKAILMDTICGTADELYGLNEAGRILGTSGAVLGALMDSLGDVYVKRKYTTVNRQFLKIFIDRGYGKNVVIGNGRNQAKFTFKGLCFAAVKLIAAGKITASAIEYEPCREHVEREMKESKRLH; encoded by the coding sequence ATGTTTGAGATGACTACTTTATCGATTCCCGGTGTGCTCCCGGACAGACCATTGATGTCCTCAAAAGAAATCTCAAAGCTGACCGGTAAACGACACAGCGACATTCTTCGCGACATCCGTAGCGTGCTGAATGAGCTGTATGCCGACGATTACCATAACGCAAAATTGCGTTATGAGAAAAATCAGTTACTTACAATTGTTGAAGGCATTGTTGTCAACATCGATTACCGGGGAATGGAAGGCGAGTACATGCTCGACCGAAAGCATACCGATGTTCTCATTACCGGCTACTCGTTGAAGTACCGCGCTGCTGTCATTGAGCGCTGGCATGAGCTGGAAATGAGTGTTTCAAGCGGGGCGCTTTACGGTGCCTACCCCAGTATCCCGGAAACCTTTTCAGAAGCACTTCGACTGGCAGCCGATCTTGAAGAACAGCGTGCTGATCTTGAGCGCAAGCTGTCGGTGGCAAGGCCAAAAGCCATTCTCATGGACACCATTTGCGGCACTGCTGATGAGCTTTATGGGCTGAATGAAGCTGGTCGCATTCTCGGAACGTCCGGGGCTGTTCTGGGGGCGCTGATGGACTCGCTGGGTGATGTGTACGTTAAGCGCAAATACACCACTGTTAACCGCCAGTTCCTCAAGATCTTCATTGACCGCGGATATGGCAAAAACGTTGTCATCGGAAACGGACGCAACCAGGCCAAGTTCACCTTTAAAGGACTTTGCTTTGCTGCCGTGAAGCTAATTGCTGCCGGGAAAATTACCGCCAGCGCCATTGAGTATGAGCCTTGTCGTGAGCATGTCGAACGCGAAATGAAGGAATCCAAACGTCTTCATTAA